GGCCCCGGTTTTCCGGATCGTAGATCGCCTGCTTCATGGAGCGCAGCAGCATGGTCTGGAGCATCTCATGGTCAGGGCGATCGGCAATAGACTCCAGCAGCGCGGCGTAGTCCCCCGGCTCCGGCTTGTTGCCGCCCGGCAGCTCGAGACCCAGTTCGGCCAATACCGAGCGGAACGAGGTAATGGCTTCGGTGGTTGGGCGGTCGTGAATACGGAACAGCGCCGGCTCTTTCGCCTTCTCAACAAAACGGGCGGCGGAGATGTTGGCGAGGATCATGCACTCTTCAATCAGCTTATGGGCGTCGTTACGCTCGGTCAGCTCGATGCGCTCAATGCGGCGCTCGGCGTTGAAGATGAACTTCGCCTCTTCGCTCTCAAAGGAGATGCCGCCGCGCTCTTCCCGCGCCTGGTTCAGTGTTTTATAGAGGGTATGCAGCTCTTCAATGTGTTTCACCAGCGGCGCGTACTGCTCGCGCAGCTCCTGATCGCCCTCCAGCATATGCCATACCTTGGTATAGGTCAGGCGTGCGTGGGAGCTCATCACCGCTTCGTAGAATTTGTAGCCGGTCAGGCGCCCCTTGGTGGAGATGGTCATCTCACAGACCATACAGAGACGGTCCACCTGCGGATTGAGGGAGCAGAGGCCGTTGGAGAGCACTTCCGGCAGCATCGGGACTACCTGCGACGGGAAGTAGACTGAGGTGCCGCGGCTGCGTGCTTCGTCATCCAGGGCGGTGCCCGGACGCACGTAGTAGCTTACGTCAGCAATGGCTACCCACAGACGCCAGCCGCCGCCGCGTTTTTTCTCGCAGTAGACCGCATCGTCAAAGTCACGGGCGTCTTCGCCGTCGATAGTGACCAGCGGCAGGTTACGCAGATCGACCCGTCCGGCTTTCGCCTCTTCCGGGACCTCCTCTTTCAGGCTACTCACCTCTTGCTCAACGGCAGGCGGCCAGATGTAAGGGATCTCATGGGTGCGCAGGGCCATGTCTACCGCCATGCTGGTACCCATATTTTCGCCGAGCACCTCAACGATCTTACCGATAGCTTTGGTGCGTCGCGTTGGGCGCTGGGTGAGTTCAACCACCACCACGAAGCCCATCCGCGCGCCCATAATCTCTTCCGGCGGAATAAGGATGTCGAAGCTCATGCGGCTGTCGTCTGGCACCACAAAGCCTACGCCTGCGTCGGTAAAGTAGCGACCCACGATCTGGCCGGTTTTCGGCACCAGCACGCGCACGATGCGCGCTTCACGACGGCCTTTACGATCTGCGCCAAGCGGCTGGGCCAGCACCTGGTCGCCGTGAATGCAGGTTTTCATCTGCTCGCTAGAGAGATAGAGATCATCCTTACGGCCTTCAACGCGCAGGAAGCCGTAGCCGTCGCGGTGGCCAATAACTATCCCCTTGAGCAGGTCAAGGCGTTCCGGAAGGGCGTAACACTGGCGGCGGGTAAAGACCAGCTGCCCGTCACGCTCCATGGCGCGCAGGCGACGACGCAGCCCTTCTAGCTGCTCCTCGCCTTCAATATTCAGTTCCTGCGCCAGTTCTTCGCGGTTAGCCGGTTTTTCGCGTTTTGATAAGTGATCGAGAATGAACTCGCGGCTAGGAATAGGGTTCGCGTACTTCTCAGCTTCGCGCTCCTGGAAAGGATCATGTGACATAGCGGTTCCTCCGTTGTCAGCTCTGGCAGAGCGTTCTCTTACTCCACCATTAATAATTTATACAGCGGTTGATTCTCTTCAACCAAATCGGCCAGCGTGTAGTGATCAAGTTCCATCAGAAAACTGTTCACGGCCTTAGAGAGTGCCTGCTTCAAACGGCAGGCAGGGGTAATATGGCAAAATGCGCTGCTGCAGTTCACCAGCGTGAGCGGTTCCAGCTCACGCACGACGTCACCGATGCGGATGGTATTAGCAGGCCTGCCCAGGCGAATGCCGCCGTTTTTCCCTCGAACAGCCGCGACGTAGCCCGCCCGGCTTAGCTGGTTGATTATTTTGACCATGTGGTTGCGGGAAACCCCGTACACCGTCGTCACTTCAGAAATATTGGTCATTCGCCCTTCCGGTAGCGATGCCATATAGATCAGGGCACGCAATCCGTAATCGGTGAAACTCGTTAACTGCACATCAACCTCAGGATAAAGGGAAAAACGCGGGATACCAGTTGGTATTAATACACTTGATGATAAACCAGCCAGATAGTTAGCGACTAATTTATTTAAGCTGAAGGGGTAAAAACAGGCAAGTAGCCCGGCAGAGCGCCGCCGGGCCAGGTCACATCACATTACGCGTCAAACGGATCGCGCAGGATCATGGTTTCGGTACGGTCAGGGCCGGTAGAGATAA
Above is a genomic segment from Enterobacter sp. C2 containing:
- the rnr gene encoding ribonuclease R — protein: MSHDPFQEREAEKYANPIPSREFILDHLSKREKPANREELAQELNIEGEEQLEGLRRRLRAMERDGQLVFTRRQCYALPERLDLLKGIVIGHRDGYGFLRVEGRKDDLYLSSEQMKTCIHGDQVLAQPLGADRKGRREARIVRVLVPKTGQIVGRYFTDAGVGFVVPDDSRMSFDILIPPEEIMGARMGFVVVVELTQRPTRRTKAIGKIVEVLGENMGTSMAVDMALRTHEIPYIWPPAVEQEVSSLKEEVPEEAKAGRVDLRNLPLVTIDGEDARDFDDAVYCEKKRGGGWRLWVAIADVSYYVRPGTALDDEARSRGTSVYFPSQVVPMLPEVLSNGLCSLNPQVDRLCMVCEMTISTKGRLTGYKFYEAVMSSHARLTYTKVWHMLEGDQELREQYAPLVKHIEELHTLYKTLNQAREERGGISFESEEAKFIFNAERRIERIELTERNDAHKLIEECMILANISAARFVEKAKEPALFRIHDRPTTEAITSFRSVLAELGLELPGGNKPEPGDYAALLESIADRPDHEMLQTMLLRSMKQAIYDPENRGHFGLALQSYAHFTSPIRRYPDLSLHRAIKYLVAKEQGLEGNSTPSGGWHYPMEAVLQLGQHCSMAERRADEATRDVADWLKCDFMQDHVGSNFQGVIASVTGFGFFVRLNELFIDGLVHVSSLDNDYYRFDQVGQRLIGESSGQTYRLGDRVEVRVEAVNMDDRKIDFTLISSERAPRNVGKTERERAKKGAPGKPSGRRRQVGKKGNFEPDSEFRREKGKGKGKNTDGTQPKVKKEKAPAAKAPSAKTQKIAAATKAKRAGKKKTAE
- the nsrR gene encoding nitric oxide-sensing transcriptional repressor NsrR, which produces MQLTSFTDYGLRALIYMASLPEGRMTNISEVTTVYGVSRNHMVKIINQLSRAGYVAAVRGKNGGIRLGRPANTIRIGDVVRELEPLTLVNCSSAFCHITPACRLKQALSKAVNSFLMELDHYTLADLVEENQPLYKLLMVE